The proteins below are encoded in one region of Apium graveolens cultivar Ventura chromosome 4, ASM990537v1, whole genome shotgun sequence:
- the LOC141720430 gene encoding uncharacterized protein LOC141720430 encodes MGCGQSKVDDLPLVIRCKERKELIRAAADYRYSLSAAHILYFSSLNHVGEALRRFVDEEFLVGGSPLDSPVLTLPSDEGKKEKDNYNFSATSRNVGGNRKGWSKWTPGGLITHGHSVDDDGGGNLHDSHLHLSSDSDSEWSLSSGHIHVDDHSPDRDVVPPRPSAQNVNGYGVDRYPSWEPNGYAEDMNPPPQSPWQPYGYGMNIVDRPYGMNTVDRPNGMNVVDQPYRMNVVDQPYETNVVNQSYEMNVEDQPYQTGWGQYGGNSNSYAYYMKRSGPSVRTVIHGEEPSAYANSYAGYPDATGGFFGFPMSSQAEKPPSIKRTSPAEPPPPPPPSGSGWDFLNPFEGYQENGYLGNYARSAYGYGSIASSPDSNEVREKEGIPHLEEETETKVIKKIHKQSYINESRKKNFGERTSRAVPPEKGENSSRADQSHGSEGSPRTMASHRTEASRAMPYNERGTEGIPSLHSERTSRAGLSQNNEATLSGFKKDENSSPDTILTMSSENSYVQKEVSFEVEEASLQDVDTSKISSFTALSTHGNRDIQEVVEDIKNEFEMASSHGKEVSLMLEVGKLPYIPKLTVFKVALSRIMRRKETLLASPHARSRTSVNVDLRTVKLAKSYNESSGSDTTVEYGNISSILEELYAWEKKLYKEVKGEERLRLIYEKLCKKQKALNDMGAESTKIDATRASTRKLLTKLNVCMRGIEAISNRIHKLRDDELQPRITKLIHGFIRMWKFMLKCHQKQFQAIMESKTRSFKSNSGLQRGPRLQATLELEKELRIWCSYFNDWIRAQKSYVESLNGWLFRCLDHEPEVTPDGIVPFSPGRIGAPPVYVICHDWHQAMEIMKEEGVANSMQHFASNLHHLWERQDEEQRHGLKAEFLSKDYDKRMKALHSKTGKLGQNQDAMSAKTIVGSDSGVSRRDDLKVDLDLMRKRMDEERIRHSDALKLMHDAASCSLQGGLLPIFKALESFSSEALKAHEQVRLQISREGP; translated from the exons AAGAGCTGATTAGAGCTGCAGCTGATTACAGGTATTCTCTTTCCGCTGCACATATTTTGTATTTTAGTTCTTTGAATCATGTGGGTGAGGCTCTTCGTCGATTTGTTGATGAGGAGTTTTTAGTTGGCGGGTCGCCATTGGATTCACCTGTGCTTACATTGCCTTCTGATGAAGGAAAAAAAGAGAAAGATAACTACAACTTTAGTGCTACTAGTAGGAATGTCGGTGGTAATCGCAAGGGATGGTCGAAGTGGACTCCGGGGGGTTTGATTACTCATGGTCATTCGGTAGACGACGATGGTGGTGGTAATTTGCATGATTCACATTTGCATTTATCTTCGGATTCTGATTCTGAATGGAGTTTGTCTTCTGGTCATATTCATGTAGATGATCATAGTCCAGATAGAGATGTTGTCCCACCTCGTCCAAGTGCTCAGAATGTGAATGGTTATGGAGTTGATAGATATCCATCTTGGGAGCCGAATGGTTATGCAGAAGATATGAATCCACCCCCTCAGTCACCTTGGCAACCATATGGTTATGGAATGAATATAGTCGATCGGCCTTATGGAATGAATACAGTCGATCGGCCTAATGGAATGAATGTTGTAGATCAGCCTTATAGAATGAATGTAGTTGATCAGCCTTATGAAACCAATGTTGTAAATCAATCTTATGAAATGAATGTAGAGGATCAACCTTATCAAACAGGTTGGGGTCAGTATGGAGGAAATTCAAATTCTTATGCATATTACATGAAAAGATCTGGGCCTTCTGTTCGTACCGTAATTCATGGTGAAGAACCATCCGCATATGCAAATTCTTACGCAGGGTACCCTGATGCTACTGGAGGATTTTTTGGGTTTCCGATGAGTTCCCAAGCAGAAAAGCCTCCTTCAATTAAACGCACCAGTCCAGCTGAGCCACCTCCACCTCCTCCACCAAGTGGTTCTGGATGGGATTTTCTTAACCCATTTGAAGGATATCAAGAGAATGGTTATCTGGGTAATTACGCCAGGAGTGCGTATGGGTATGGATCTATTGCTAGTAGTCCAGATTCAAATGAAGTACGGGAAAAGGAGGGAATTCCTCATTTGGAGGAAGAAACAGAGACCAAGGTCATAAAAAAGATCCACAAGCAAAGTTATATAAATGAAAGTAGAAAGAAAAATTTTGGTGAGAGAACTTCTAGAGCGGTACCGCCAGAAAAGGGTGAGAACAGTTCAAGGGCTGATCAATCACATGGTAGTGAGGGTAGTCCGAGGACAATGGCATCTCATCGTACCGAAGCTTCAAGGGCAATGCCATACAATGAAAGAGGTACCGAAGGAATTCCGTCATTACACAGTGAGCGCACTTCAAGAGCAGGACTATCACAAAATAATGAGGCAACACTTTCAGGTTTTAAAAAAGATGAAAATAGCAGCCCCGATACGATTTTGACAATGAGCTCAGAAAATAGTTATGTGCAGAAGGAGGTGAGTTTCGAGGTAGAAGAGGCTTCACTTCAAGACGTTGATACATCAAAGATAAGTAGCTTTACAGCATTATCTACTCATGGCAATCGAGATATCCAGGAGGTTGTCGAGGACATTAAGAATGAATTTGAGATGGCATCTAGTCACGGGAAAGAGGTCTCTTTGATGCTGGAGGTTGGGAAGCTACCATATATACCCAAGTTAACTGTATTTAAAG TGGCGTTGTCCAGAATAATGCGCCGTAAAGAAACCTTGTTGGCATCTCCACATGCTAGATCAAGGACTTCAGTAAATGTGGATCTGAGGACAGTGAAACTTGCAAAGTCCTACAATGAGAGTTCTGGATCAGACACAACTGTTGAATATGGGAACATCTCATCTATATTGGAAGAGCTTTATGCATGGGAAAAAAAGCTATATAAGGAAGTCAAG GGTGAAGAAAGGTTACGACTTATCTACGAGAAGTTATGCAAGAAGCAGAAAGCTTTGAATGACATGGGAGCTGAGTCTACTAAAATTGATGCGACTCGGGCATCTACTAGAAAATTACTGACAAAGCTTAATGTATGCATGAGAGGTATCGAGGCTATATCAAACAGGATTCATAAACTGAGGGATGATGAGTTGCAACCCCGGATCACTAAATTGATTCATGG GTTTATTAGAATGTGGAAGTTCATGCTCAAGTGTCACCAAAAGCAGTTTCAAGCTATTATGGAAAGTAAAACTCGAAGTTTTAAGTCGAACAGTGGATTACAAAGAGGTCCGAGGTTGCAGGCCACCCTTGAACTTGAAAAGGAGCTCCGCATATGGTGCTCTTACTTCAATGATTGGATTAGAGCCCAAAAATCTTATGTTGAGTCCTTAAATGGATGGCTTTTTCGATGCCTCGATCATGAACCAGAAGTAACACCTGATGGAATTGTACCCTTCTCTCCAGGACGAATCGGAGCCCCTCCAGTATATGTAATATGCCATGATTGGCACCAAGCAATGGAAATAATGAAGGAAGAAGGGGTTGCCAATTCGATGCAGCATTTTGCTTCAAATTTGCATCATCTGTGGGAGAGGCAAGATGAAGAGCAACGTCACGGGCTCAAAGCAGAGTTTCTTTCGAAAGATTATGACAAGCGGATGAAAGCCCTTCATAGTAAGACTGGGAAGCTGGGGCAAAACCAAGATGCAATGTCGGCAAAAACTATTGTTGGTTCAGACAGTGGAGTTTCACGGCGTGATGACCTCAAAGTGGATTTGGATTTAATGAGAAAGAGAATGGATGAAGAGAGAATACGGCACAGTGATGCTTTAAAGTTAATGCATGATGCAGCTTCTTGTAGTTTACAAGGGGGTTTGCTTCCTATATTCAAGGCTCTTGAGAGTTTTTCGTCAGAAGCTTTGAAAGCTCATGAGCAGGTAAGGCTGCAGATTAGCAGAGAGGGCCCTTAA